Sequence from the Zeugodacus cucurbitae isolate PBARC_wt_2022May chromosome 5, idZeuCucr1.2, whole genome shotgun sequence genome:
AGTGAGGCGAGGCGTGTGGTGATCTGGCGCACCATCTTCGTGTTCGATTTGTTCAAGACCTCCGTTTGTACAGCGCGTATTTTGGCAATATACTCCGGCGCCGGCTTGCACTTACCACTCAAACGCACCACAACCGCATCCACTTTGCGACAGAAGAATTGTGGATCGATTTTAAGCATCCACTTCTGTTTCGTGATGTCTGCGCGTCGTGGCTGAAACTGCACCACCACATCCATGGTCTCGCCCGATGTCAGGCGAAATGGTTTATGCTGAAAGATGAATTCGTCGTCGTAGGCTTTTAGTAGGTTGgcgtttttatcaaaatatggaCGATGTACCCATTCGCAACTCAATACACGCTTGCCTAAATTTTCTAGATGTAAAACGCGCTTGACAACTTTCTCGAAGGGTTCGCATTCGAAACGCACCTCCAGCTCTACATATTTGGAGCTACGCTTTTCGGTTAGTAGGAAAATGTGTTCGTTAATACGCACACTGTAATCGGGTTGTGGCGTTGGCTCGACAATAGCTGCTGCCTGCGCAGTTGGTTCGCAAATCGACGAGTCTTGTGAGATTGTATGTATCTTCTCTTCACCTATATATTGTATGTCTGCATTGTGCCGCAACGTATGCATCTTGTCAAAACTCTCGCCGACAATCTGCAGTTTATCAATGTCCGGATAGAATTCAATCACGCGTTCGATATCCTCGCGTTTGCCCTCAATACGCTCCTCCAACACCTTCGACCTTAACCAATCGGACTTTTTGTGTGCGCCCTGTTCTCTCGGTTTGCCCAACTGCTCTTCCTTGGTTACCAACGGCAAGCCGGCAATCTCAACTATTTTCTCGCCGTCACGCTCCGCCTTCGGCAAGGTCTCATGTAGTGCATGCACATGCTGACACCTACTACAGTCAATATATTCCGGCAATATGCCTTCCTGTCTGTGCAATATAGTCAACGGATTCAAGCGTTCCGCGTAATCCAACAAACGACGCACCGTCTGTTTGTCACGTTCATCAACGGTGACGGCGCGATTGAAGAGCACCTGAGCCGGCGCTTTACCCGTTTTCTCCTGTATATTCGCCTGCACCAGTTTACGCTGCTCCAACATATCCTTCCAGTATTTCAGACGATTGTCATA
This genomic interval carries:
- the LOC105211810 gene encoding uncharacterized protein LOC105211810; protein product: MEVNSFINAFSPPSSMSTDHPEQQGEHPGMFVHNRRIVLELVNKIFDNKRGNVELSSSHCSSLAKKPSVYSYDNRLKYWKDMLEQRKLVQANIQEKTGKAPAQVLFNRAVTVDERDKQTVRRLLDYAERLNPLTILHRQEGILPEYIDCSRCQHVHALHETLPKAERDGEKIVEIAGLPLVTKEEQLGKPREQGAHKKSDWLRSKVLEERIEGKREDIERVIEFYPDIDKLQIVGESFDKMHTLRHNADIQYIGEEKIHTISQDSSICEPTAQAAAIVEPTPQPDYSVRINEHIFLLTEKRSSKYVELEVRFECEPFEKVVKRVLHLENLGKRVLSCEWVHRPYFDKNANLLKAYDDEFIFQHKPFRLTSGETMDVVVQFQPRRADITKQKWMLKIDPQFFCRKVDAVVVRLSGKCKPAPEYIAKIRAVQTEVLNKSNTKMVRQITTRLASLTPLIKLPEVICPYKRTLTELELFEFYNPGYRCERYHDIQLLKGLYQRLKKPREPAWDLSIETLKALILRQESPDKRALYFVEMISLLEEMRGRPPIEFDERILDNTERERTCYVYVRGIISTGIDEWEELTLTIEEAFLKVAWKEYIENYSNTPGEGAGGDAEHIEVLLNEFDEEELKVWLAKELRHRKAFRDTLYMQTYTHLCNFIEDIVSVIESTDIV